gtggcgcagtggtacgcgcggtggatttacaagacggaggtcctgggtttgatccccggctgggctgattgaggtttttttaattggtccaggtctggctggttaccaccctaccggcaaagacgtaccgctaagcgttttagtgttccggtacgatgtcgcgtagaaacctaaaggggtgtggattttcatctttctcctaacaagttaacccgcttccatcttagattgcatcatcacttacgtaaagaattaaaaaaaatctataatttttttcttatcccaaataaataacagatgagggtatacatatctaatgccggatcttagactatattgTGTTATGGTATCTGAGTCTGTAAATGGTCTGTAGCATTGTCTGGGGACTCTCCCGCGCCGTTCGGCAAGTCCTCTGCGTTTTGCTGATCCCTGACAGACTGTGCGGCGTTTTGTGCTTTGTTCCTCAACTCGAATACTTGAGTTATTGCATCTCGGAAACACAAGAAGTTATAATCAATGACACCTGTAAAGAACAatcattttaacataaaaaagtcGGCCAAGTGCTTATCTAATCCTCTAGCATTTTAATCCTCtaagtaatgcacaaaaatacccaTAACTAAGAtgtaaagttgaaaaaaaaattacaaacttcaTCGTTAAAACAAATAGACGACAATTGGACAtgccctttttctccgaaactactaaacgtaaaattatgaaaaaaaaatgcagaagtttagctttctacttgaagatttccggaaaacctcagaaatattaaatttttgaatatagAATTGaatggaaatttaaaaaaaaaaaaaaactttttaaacacCAATCGAGCTTGGTAAGAGGAtcgcaaatatatatttttttgtaattttgaaataaatagtttccaagttattcaagaaaatatgcAATACCAAACTACTAAACCTAAAATTACTACTATACTAACTAACGTGGTAAATCAATCAATATTGTGCCTACCAGCTTGCATATTCATATTAAacaatttgttttgttaaatattacactattataataatttaaggtttagataaatatttaacaacacAAATAAGCCGTGAAGAAACGAAAATAACCATATAATTAGTTACAATTTCAGGCCAATCTTCAAAAACATAATagattaaaaacaaatcttcacacttgtccggttttatTGCGATATTTTAACAGAAATGAgatctacgcggatgaaactgcacgacagtaattatatttatgtaatgtcCAATTGTATTCTTTTGctaagtttatttattgagaTGAAACGGTAAAACAGTATGAAAtgatctcagactaattacacaaggactagtatcgcacccaaattaacgaacaaaattgtctgtaattttttgacgaaaatgagcttagattaggTACAGCTTGACAAAAAAGTGTAGAAACGGAACTAACTTTTTTTCCCTCTTACAACACTattcaacttgtcagttgttagTGTCTATTCCGTCAAAACTGATTATTCTGTCGGCTTTGAGGGATAGGTTGTTAAGGTTACGTTTATGTTGGCAAGTATTCGTGTTGCCATATTGGCCATAGTGGCGCCTCTATTAATCTCTACTCTTTTTTGCCaggctatatatgtatattgatatcttaaactaaatagaagttgttgaccgatttttacaccattcaactacacaaaaaggtatttttacagagctctttaaccgacgaacacgattacaactatgaaacatcaatagagacagtttttgtattcgcattagatcgttgatcatatactctgacagaaaagtaacgtctagcgaggcaggtccttatgtaattagtctgaggaaaTGACACACAACACATTATCCATtataaaacatttctttttgaaaatgcACTCAAGTCCTATGCAACCAtattgaaaaacataaaatatattcaggTACCTGACCTTGTTTCTGGAAATTTTCTTCACGGAGAATGCAAACGAGTGCAAGGAAATTGTTAACTTCACGCAAGTACAGCACTGTCCCGTTGTTCAGCTTTATGAGGCTCGAGCTTTGACTGTTGAAAGTTGTACTCACTTCGGCTTCATCTACCATCCTGTAAAATACAATCAATGgcgatgatgactaggtttgaatatattgatttttataataaactagctgacgccgcgcggtttcacccgcgtggttcctgttcccgtagaaatacagggataatatatagcctatagccttcctcgataaatgggctatctaacactgaaagaatttttcaaatcggaccagtatttccagagattagcgcgttcaatcaaacaaacaaacaaacaaaatcttcagctttataatattagtatagattcgggtaaataaggtcaatgttaactaatttatacataaacagcgaagattgactggatattcgcaaaataaataagattataaaatttcaaaatctattaaaaatcttttatcgtaattagatgaaaattcatacagttttagcttccttacattaaatgtgacattttttaatatatgaactataaacattaacgcacaaataatattagtaattttgtttgaccgcccatataaatctaacgatcattattcacctacgacgtcattaaatcctaccattttgtatggggcgtttttcagtgaTCCGCAAGTCTGACccattaaatccctgtagctccgaaagtaatgatcgcagataccctgttacttttacaaaattgctttactattagcatactctcaatttatatacagtttaaaaaactgtcatcatccctattatataaTTAGAGAAGTGGACGggggatatcaagcgggttgcagggagccgctggatgctggcgggttgagaccgttgtgcttggaggttcatgcaagagggCTATGTCCAGtatagtgacatatctctattataaaatgatctctatatagacaaaatttcgaACTATGGCGACGGAGGAGTCCCAGTACCATCGATATTTTCGGTTGCAACGCGATAGACTAGTTGACactattttttaaatggtcttttaTTAATTGTCGTAATTTTGTTCatagattgaaaaaatatagcatattttttaagacctgaatatttaaaaatttaatttttaaatattattttgacaataGGCCATGAGGTCTATAATTTATCGTTTCATGAAGTGAACGCGAACACCTTCACCAAATGGTTTAGTGTTTGTCAAAATTGTTAGTTATtcattagtttgacgtttatccctttttatgggtttcaccggcttcaccacgctgcttgtaaaagACTCATTGTgaatcatctttattctgtgttatatattcttattttattgttttatacttatactttaaagtttgaaaaatatgtttttgaaaattaaacttACCCATATATACATGAAATATCAATAACTACATCAATCATATCACAGCATAATTCATAGCTCTGCATATCCACTGGAGAACTGTCTGTCGCTATGTAGATCTTGGAAACTACGTCAAAGAGGAATGCCTTTTCAATTCCAGAGttctgaaatataaataattcaaaatgtacATAATAACATAGATTGAATAAAATAAGGGTGATCAAGCACTGATCcaatatagccgtgatagctcagtagaTTTGACCTCcccctcctattccggagggttttGGTTTAAAATCTgggcatgccccagaccggattcgaacctacacctccaacttttcagttgtgtgcattttaagaaattaaatatcacgtgtctcaaagtatttcatagaaaacttaattaaaaaataatgtatttaatcaatttttccaaacgtcaaaaacgctgtcgtcgaTTTTGTGATTAGTggtcggtgcggggtcgccattccagcaccttgggaccccaacgtccatcagctcaacgaactatgtggcctgcccattgcccattcagcttcgcgactcgcttagctatgtcagtgactttggtttgtctgcagATCTCCTAATTTGCcataaatgcaatcagtaaaatttttgtctgtctgtctgtctgtatgttcattataacgaaacttggtacaattattctgcatactcctgggcaggttatagtattcTTTTCATCACTCTACGATCAAtgggagcagagcagtgaagggaaatgttggaaatatgggagaagttacttaatttttacagtgatactactgtaagggctggattaaagaggtctaagggctgacgaagttgcgggcttccgctagtatttagtataaataacaataatactcactgatataagtatatttaaaagattttccaAAGTAGGTAATTGTGGTATCAGTTTCTGGACAACTTTACTGAACGCTTCAAATATGGAGTGGTCATAGATAGAGGTCAAATGAAATGACAAATGTACATGATCGAGTCCTGCTTCCCCAAGGTCTTCTGTGGCTCTGTGGTGTATGTCTCTTTGGGATTCCATCTTGTAATCATCATTAAGGCCATCAacctataaattattaaataattaatataactgCCATCTTAATTACTGTTCTTAGCCTGTGTGCTGATCATGAAGTTATTTGAATCTTGGATCAAGCTACGAGTATGACACATAAAGTGCATTCTCCTCAGAGAATCCATCCATCTCCTATTATATATATTGGTGCACCATTCAAATAATCAGTCACtcccatcgatctcctattaaaaagtggatggacaatcagcaaccaaaaaagtccccactcaatgagtgccaaacacaacttcttggcactcaattcaagtagtcgcattggCAATTATAGGTATGCATTTGTCGACAATTTCAAGTGCAGCTGCTAAGCTAAAGCAAATAAcacaatataacaaacaaacatagcAGCAGTTAttccttaattaatattataaatctgagcAATTTATATAACTTACCTTATGGATAAACACTTCAAACTTTATATTACTGTTCACTCTGTATGCTTTGGTGACAGTCAACTGCAATTTATCCAGTGCATCTTGATAGTCATcctggaaatatatttaaatagaataattacaataatattataaataaaatactaaaagtaATCTGGGGGCCAAGGTAGGGGATAATGTTAAGactaaaagggaatgcccaacCACGGCCTTGGCCTATCCACTAGGCAATTTACTTTTATCTAAAGAAatctttactttatcaaaaaaagtttacaacaaagttttacaatattattaatttatctttttttataatattattaatttatcccCAACCAGGAAAAGCAAAGATCTTCGCCCATACAGCCTGagatttatgaaattttttgaagaattatgattgatttgtttgttcgttttcttatttattaagcttgttggtaacagaaaaaataatacagcttcaaatgttacttcgtcACTTTGGTACACTGGCACTTTTTGAGcaagaagttataaaataaatgttttttcttcagtAAACATACTTCTATGAAGACAATTATACAccgcgctacgttattcgtcttaaaccaaaatcccacataatgtacccaatgtctattatccatcagtgttattaaaaaaaaaaacaaagtacaattcaaggagttacaattgtaataaactttcaaaaatcgattattttaacacatcctgtattttcaaacatctacctacctcctcgccgcagtcacgtcggcagccagtcggtccctttgagctttgaggtcattcactttaacctatttctttaaattaaattctattttatttacgggtgttaacccgtactagacctgtgtcgatcctgattgatcgaatctctgatacccgatcagtacttgtgcgtgagcgagtgacgcggccgtcagcgcctcaaataatctgcgaacgatttttgttcaccacactgaattggacttgtaacaattatctggatcgaatactcgtcggtcagtcgtacaacatcactttacagaatagcaacctaaaatccgatcagttcggaattttaatggccttcgtggcgcagtggtgtgcgcggtggatttacaagacggaggtcctgggtttgaacctcggttgggccgattggggttttggtcctggctggtgggagacttcgatcgtggctcgttaccaccctaccgacaaagacgtaccgccaagccgtggattcaaatactccccctaataagttagtccgtttccatttcagattgcataatcacttactacactaccgtcacgtgaaattgtagtcgatggctaacttgtaacgaataaaaaaagggttccgattcatgtcctacggatgttcagtttaagactcaagtaactacatactttaagtcgagtcgtaacgatacacaaaacacgaaagacccgtgacccgaatgatcgaattgttaagacccaaccaatcaccttgcgttataagaaacgatcgaaagatacatttcttacctgtacctatttttggacattgccgacaatagttacgggttaggcggcgagcggcgttatcaaaaaggaaaccgcaaaagactagggcttgctattttttaaaatatcggattctcgatatatcgataatttcaaaataaatttttcggctaaatgaaaacttttaacaattaagtatttattaaacttcactattttttatgtaactaaattgacaagtaaattaatacgattaaacatgtttaaagttttgtctgagggtaaagtagtgtatactatctgaatacattacgttttacttatttcagtgacattttcgataaaatgcaattaaataaactaaaatatgaaaaacgtaataaagtataaataaagtaaagtagattatgtttgataatgttttagtttaaataatttgcgagggatataaaaaattaaaacttgttaaaaatatctagtatcgatatctacgtttcaatatcgaactatcgatatatcgtccataaaaatattagtaatgaatacttatcgcATTAAGTGATAaacgatattttgatatatcgatattttattaacaaccctagtaaagacactgccgccgactaggtgtatcaaaaatagtaggtatgtaggtattaaacaacaaaatttctgaaactaggttaaagttcattaacctcttctttccaaacagaatgaaacaggatgttctgaagttttttcatcaattttaattttttttttcgatagcgtgtgaatgtgcttcagcttatttttaatattactatagagtttctcgtaatggctacatacatgtcgcggcggattatagacgcgggcggtagcacggtgtataaCCAGAACCTTATTtgtacatcatattatcatctccacaTATTTATatggggtatacctgggttccccaGCCCAACATTGTATTGGCCAGTTGGCATTTCCTTTAAGGGGTAGGATCtaccattttaaatttgttcTGGATATTGCTAGAAAGTCTAAATTCTCAGTATACAGTTCGCCTAGACTACTCATTAAATGTGCCAAGTTTCAGGTAGACAACTAGTATactttatgttttaataatttgtaatacaTCTAAGATTCATCACCCACTGATTCATGGTCATGAAAACTGTTAGTTGTGCTAACATGCCACCAACAAGTTAATCTTATGAAgagaaatcaataaaattcaaccaatggcagCAGAATTTAACATGCAAGTGAATATTAACAGACTTAGTGTGCAAGGCATGGCTTTCTGAATTGCAACTCATATCAATGCTCAGCATATATCAACCTACAGCTAAGTTATCTTTCTAAGCATTTTGTTGAGTAATAAAACAGTCCAACTGGAAAATGTAGCTAAATAGGGTTTATATATAACTTGAAACTAGAATTCATACAGAACACTATAAACTATGATAGACTTAGAAAGTAATGAGCGAGAGAATGTAGAATTGCTTGTCCATGAGATCAGATAATATGTAGTTTATTGGTACTAGCACCAGCCAAAATCCATCCACTCTATGTCACACACACTGACATTAGCATAACAAACAGTTCTATTAATCTGTTTCATCAATCTTATACAAAGTCCCTTCTATTactgcaaatattttttaacacataCCTGTGCGTCAATGACGAACACTAAAGCACCACATCCACCAAAAATTGTGTCAGAATCAAACGtagaatcaaaaaaatcaatctgGCCGGGGAAGTCCCATATTTGAAACTGTACAAAACTGCTGTTGTTTATGTCATCCTTAACTATTTTGTTAGTTGATTCTAGAAACAAGGTCTCATTTGGTGACATTTTGTGAAAGACTACTTTTTGTATTGATGATTTCCCAGACCTAAAACACATTgcaagtacataaattattttgatgaaatattttaGGGTGTGTCTAAATAAATAGGAAATGTATTTTACCGCCTGAGGCCCATGAGAAGTATTCGAGGCTTATGATCTTCCTGAAGAGAGGCGTTGTCATTTTCTCCATTTTGCTCAAAGGGGCCGTAACTGAAGTCCTTTGGAAAAGAACCCACGTATTCATCCTGATAACTCTAAACAAAATGATGTGTTACTTTAGATTACCTCGGTATTGTTTAACACTCAAAACATTATCTTaccatatttttaatgataatattttgcCTCTATTAAAGTTTTCAATTTAACCATTCCCTCTCTCACAAGTCACATTTCTACCAATTGTGAAGAAAattgaaatacaataaatacgtatgaaaattaaaattgaaaataataaaatgaagttttcgttttctacacaGACCACAGACGACAAACGTGAAATGAAAAACGTCAATCAATGACgaatgtcaaagtcaaataaGGGTGGCCACTcattgacaatttttagttggccgatagttgaacgactttttaattgtgcgtgaTTCAGTTGGACACTGCTGGACTTATTATTTAACTCaatgtaccattcaaacaatgagttccttcatcgattttcgtcgtattttcgtttttgtgatcatctaatacAGTTAATTCTACGAAATTACCTTGACTACgtaattttacatcaagtggcaatgatgttttgttttaacaatcgtctaatatgaatatttcaacaaaataacgtaaatatcagtttttcgttaaaataacgtttctACCTGCTACTCCCACTActagactaatgttactttacgtaaaatgacgattattgtgtaatttcgttgaaaacacaatgttagatgattgcaaaacgaaagtatgatgaaaaacgatgtagtgactgattacttgattggtacaccgagttacataataaccctgcagatgtgcgggctgtcataAATCGCTACACCTGTTCTTTAATCGGCTGATTAAGTCGGCCAACTTATCTATattgtaagtgagcgggggctcAAGGTCAAGGGGCCGAGTTCCGAAACTTCAGTTCAATACAAAGAGGTACAAAGACTTTTGGTCATATAAGATTATGCAAGTGTTGGTTGCgaaaataaattagtaggtacaaaaATCAGACAGTAAGCGTACATTAACAGGGACGATGAATATTATGTttgaatatatagatttttttgatacattcgggtcaataaggtcaatgttatttaatttatacataaaaagcaaagattgtctggttatttgcaaattaaataagattataaaatttctaaatctattaaaaatcttttatcgtaattatatcaaaattcatacagttttagcttccttacattaaatgtgacattttttaatatttgaattttgttatttgtgtgtttaaacataaacacacaaataacaaagatattagttattttgtttgaacgcccatacaaatctaacgatcattatgacctacgacgtcattaaatcgtaccattctgtatggagcatttttcagggatccgtggcagcgccgcaaatctgaccctttaaatcactgtagctccgaaagtatcGCAGGTATTACTATACAATTCAAATAGGCGTTAAACAttcctacctacctatactttaacaaacttatattaataggtatattaataactttataaacGAAATTCGGTTGGGAGGTAGCTAGGTACCTAACTataccataataataataaaatttatattctaaTTACGTACTTGAACATTAATAACATACCTAACATAAACAAGAAAATCGAAGTAATTATTCGgtagatattatttaagtaggtacctacttaaaatattttttgtcattacCTTACTACATCCTTTGGAAGTTTAAAAAACGCGAGTCTCCGATCCTTATTATTATCCAATtgcacaacaatatttttttctgttttagttCTAAAATATTCCGTTTGCGGAAATACTAGGGCTGGTCTATCCAACGTTTTCGTATGAGTGCCTTCACTTCAGCTTTGAGTCTATATTCTTTGCCATATGTCTTAGAAACCATTTAAAAACCAAAGACCTTATCCATAGATTTATAACTACCAGATGTAGCCCTAAAGTGACTTTGGATTCTAGAGCGTGACAGGCTTATGTCACtcggctttaaaaaaaaagggacacaagatttttttttgtcactttcAGCATGgtcgatttttttgtttggcaAACGTCGAGTGTTTGACTGATGGTTGACAAACACAGCACGTATCCaagctgttatttttttttttagtaaattgagTATTATGTGGTACAATATTGCGGTtacgatattaatttataagttatCGTGCTATGGTGGGGTGTTGTATTTTAGGCTGCAAAAGCCACAGTGAGCGGAAAATCGAaggaatttcatttcattaatatGAAACCATAAACCTCATTgaatgataatatatagcctagatTTGTTGGAATTCGAAGGTAATTGAATGTGATAAGCGTTTACTAGAGTATCTTCAATGGTAATATTTCGTATTTCGCTATATTTTAAAACCTAaccttttgtttatttacttgaaATGTGACCATGTCCCATCTATTAATCTAccactaaaataaaagaattaagtaatttttggtAAGACGCTATAACTAATTCTTATTATAGTAAAGATTACACTCTTAAGATCAGCTGAAAGTTTAAAAGCctgtgctcctaccataggtaagaatTGTAGGCAATGGACTGATATCATGTTATGGTTTAAGTTATCACCgaaaacacaattaaataatacaaagttcTTTTATTATCTGGAAGAATCTTACTTTTTAATCCATCGGATCCTATTTATCGTAATAGGActtcatttaattatatttgcagATTACCCCAAaaacgtgtaaataaatatgtatggcaacattttgttatgtaatttaTGAATGCAAGTGtagtgtacataataatataatacacacGCACACATATAACCTTATATATGGCTATCTCACGGGCGGCCACGCTATGGCTACGTCTAGTTGTTCTAAGTCTATGACCTTATCCTTATACTTACTAACTTGTATTTTATATGGTCTTTGTTATAAAcagattagttttttttaaaatttattttacggtcTTGGATAGaagtctatatacagattaCTTACGTGTCTCGTCCaaagaatatataatattctttaactCCAGAAGGTAGTTAACATTATAGGCAAATGGTTCTGCCTCTGGCCGATAGAAGTCAGTCCAGAGAAAAGGGCAGCCGtgcttttaaaacttaaaacatccatacaaactttcgggtTTAACATTGATTGGACTATGGAATTTCAGATACATAATGCAGAACGCACAAAGAAGTAGTCATATTGTACTTTTCtatctttattaaataaaacgcGTATCATAATACAGATTATTACATGGAGGTTTCCTACATCTACAATTTGCAACTGTCGATTCTGATGTAACTACGCGTACTGGAACGCGCAGCGGTCGTGACATTCCAGCGGTGAGTTTGTCTGAACTAGAAATAGGCTGAGTTGGCCGTATCCGATGTTCGCGTTCTACTCGAGCTCGTTCTATACGTTGTGCGTATGCGACACTATTTTGAAGACCTGCTAAACTGTCTGTTCTAGCTGGAAATCTTTCCAAACTGTTTGAAACTTCACCCACTTCTGCGGTATCTGTGTCCACAATTTCCTGGTGATCCAGTATCATTcccaagtttattttaatattagtcgAACCATCgcggtaaattaaataaatcgtgGCCTGGTCTAAAACTTTTAGGgagaaatattcatttattttcagcgccttcattttaatttgaaatggCTTGAATTTCTGTGATAGCTTTTTACTCTTCTCCTTTACAAAGTTATCAAATTCAATGGCCAGCATTTCT
This DNA window, taken from Bicyclus anynana chromosome 1, ilBicAnyn1.1, whole genome shotgun sequence, encodes the following:
- the LOC112053740 gene encoding ras-related GTP-binding protein C — protein: MSYQDEYVGSFPKDFSYGPFEQNGENDNASLQEDHKPRILLMGLRRSGKSSIQKVVFHKMSPNETLFLESTNKIVKDDINNSSFVQFQIWDFPGQIDFFDSTFDSDTIFGGCGALVFVIDAQDDYQDALDKLQLTVTKAYRVNSNIKFEVFIHKVDGLNDDYKMESQRDIHHRATEDLGEAGLDHVHLSFHLTSIYDHSIFEAFSKVVQKLIPQLPTLENLLNILISNSGIEKAFLFDVVSKIYIATDSSPVDMQSYELCCDMIDVVIDISCIYGMVDEAEVSTTFNSQSSSLIKLNNGTVLYLREVNNFLALVCILREENFQKQGVIDYNFLCFRDAITQVFELRNKAQNAAQSVRDQQNAEDLPNGAGESPDNATDHLQTQIP